A stretch of the Streptomyces sp. NBC_01428 genome encodes the following:
- a CDS encoding protein phosphatase 2C domain-containing protein produces the protein MGPGRADETPTASAPTGPGPAGPAFGGRPPAGSPPAGLSPAGPAPAGPSPSGPASAGPPPAGPPAGPGAVESAPVGSGDRPAPGGRGRSGAVPAGLPPAGFAPAGPGPAGPVPTGPVPAGQGPARPASAGPNPSGPHPGGAAPAGQAASEAVPAAPTGLPRTTGGFRTPGVAAESEDVRAGASREPVLSVPQQPPAVGHVGSGPPTYDAEPTSLPPADPDALDDLVADTVLDGARYGTSTLRAVSVRGDSARYRGEPRRDALLTARFGAGEQALVLVAMATGARATPGAHRAAAEACRWIARAVGRSHDRLADDIRAARRGDLKSGLHRLTDRSLGKLRASAAEQGVEPEEYTASLRCLLLPADPECRTRVFFGVGAGGLFRLRDGEWQDIEPRVAEATGEPVVGFGSPPHETPEGDRLTMDLGITTPPSPYEPAPRPPRPPFRFRASIARPGDTLLLCTGGMAEPLRGEPELAEYLTTRWSEGGPPGLAAFLADSQVRVKGYADDRTAAAVWEA, from the coding sequence ATGGGCCCGGGGCGGGCCGACGAGACGCCCACCGCTTCCGCACCGACCGGCCCGGGCCCCGCGGGGCCTGCATTCGGGGGGCGGCCCCCTGCCGGTTCTCCTCCGGCCGGCCTGAGTCCTGCCGGTCCGGCACCCGCGGGTCCGTCCCCTTCCGGCCCCGCATCCGCGGGTCCGCCCCCCGCCGGTCCGCCGGCAGGGCCTGGAGCGGTGGAGTCGGCTCCCGTCGGGTCCGGCGACCGCCCGGCGCCGGGCGGTCGCGGTCGGTCCGGCGCTGTCCCCGCCGGCCTGCCGCCTGCCGGTTTCGCACCGGCGGGCCCAGGCCCCGCAGGCCCTGTACCCACAGGCCCCGTACCGGCCGGCCAAGGGCCGGCAAGGCCCGCGTCCGCCGGGCCGAACCCTTCAGGGCCGCACCCCGGCGGCGCGGCCCCCGCAGGGCAGGCGGCGAGTGAGGCTGTGCCCGCCGCCCCTACCGGGCTCCCGCGTACCACCGGCGGTTTTCGGACGCCCGGGGTCGCGGCCGAGTCCGAGGACGTCCGGGCCGGTGCGAGCCGAGAACCCGTGCTCTCCGTGCCCCAGCAGCCGCCCGCCGTCGGTCACGTCGGGTCCGGTCCGCCCACCTATGACGCCGAACCGACCTCGCTCCCGCCCGCCGACCCGGACGCACTCGACGATCTGGTCGCCGACACCGTGCTCGACGGCGCCCGCTACGGGACGAGCACCCTGCGGGCCGTGTCCGTGCGTGGGGACTCCGCCCGGTACCGGGGCGAGCCGCGCCGGGACGCGCTGCTCACCGCCCGGTTCGGGGCGGGCGAGCAGGCGCTCGTGCTGGTGGCGATGGCGACCGGCGCCCGGGCCACCCCGGGGGCGCACCGGGCTGCGGCGGAGGCGTGCCGGTGGATCGCGCGCGCCGTCGGCCGCAGCCACGACCGGCTGGCCGACGACATCCGCGCCGCGCGCCGCGGCGACCTGAAGTCGGGGCTGCACCGCCTCACCGACCGTAGCCTCGGCAAGCTGCGGGCGAGCGCGGCGGAGCAGGGCGTCGAGCCGGAGGAGTACACCGCCAGCCTGCGCTGTCTGCTGCTGCCCGCCGACCCCGAGTGCCGTACCCGGGTCTTCTTCGGCGTCGGCGCCGGCGGCCTGTTCCGGCTGCGCGACGGCGAGTGGCAGGACATCGAGCCGCGCGTCGCCGAGGCCACCGGGGAGCCCGTGGTCGGCTTCGGCTCGCCGCCGCACGAGACCCCGGAGGGCGACCGGCTCACCATGGACCTGGGGATCACGACACCCCCGAGCCCCTACGAGCCCGCGCCCCGCCCACCACGCCCCCCGTTCCGGTTCCGGGCCTCGATCGCCCGCCCGGGTGACACGCTCCTGCTCTGCACCGGAGGCATGGCGGAGCCCCTGCGCGGGGAGCCGGAGCTGGCCGAGTACCTCACGACACGGTGGTCGGAGGGGGGACCGCCCGGCCTCGCGGCCTTCCTCGCGGACAGCCAGGTCCGGGTCAAGGGGTACGCCGACGACAGGACCGCGGCGGCCGTTTGGGAGGCGTAA
- a CDS encoding S8 family peptidase — protein MGAATAALLAVTTAVPVAGAAEEPRPLTGTGAAASGSVVTLVTGDRVLVTKDGANVLPAADGTTPFVQTRQSGKDLYVYPEGAVAAIAAGRVDEELFNVTGLVRQGYDDAHTSTVPVIATYDTSVARSLPVTPRGAQRGPVLDPIDGVALEADKKKAAAFWADVTNSRSRAAGSLKKLWLDAKVRATLDRSTKQVHAPEAWAAGYDGKGTKVAVLDTGVDADHPDLKGRITASENFTDSPDTSDHQGHGTHTTSTVGGTGAASGGRKKGVAPGADLLNGKVLNDYGSGATSWIIAGMQWAVGQGADVVSMSLGNPAPTDCTDPMSAATEELARSSKNTLFVIAAGNTGPTLNSVSSPGCAPSVLTVGAVDRDDATASFSSRGPAYGSHTLKPEITAPGVDISAANAGGRGVYAYQSMSGTSMATPHVAGAAAIVKQRHPDWNAQQIKAALVSAADTDIPGDVRETGGGRLDVKAAVDETVLGTPALQGGSFAWPQDSSDRTTVDVPYTNTGTKQVELKLTLDGITGNDGSAVRSSVARLGARTVTVAPGATATVPLKLDPDAGLTRAQYGDVTGRVLATADGTAVSTPFSLYVQPETVTLRVKLVDRLGRPAGSASSVDLIGTDDASGERRFNEGATDQTYEIRPGTYFLSSFVATPETEGTLVNSLTYLARPQLEIRNDTTVVLDARTAHRLNVRTDRPSELRGATLGFARSWDDTWLHAGTAAGGRSVRGYYASVDGRASDGTFEFDSFWRAAAPQISELAVVGGPPLHPVTGSTSSANLDGTGRAALVDAKSGTADELAGAKGKIALVKLPDTGNASAVATAAKAAGALAVLAYRDAPGRWYPSTGFTGGPLPVLAVPADEARALLASTDVTLRWKATAKSPYLYNLAFPETGQLQHAATYRVRDRDLAANRATYRAMGTATDYVDLPSFTRPSGLTGAFADIETVPAPFERTEYFSAGTTGWGHEVSSSFPFGEYMIDPVRSYTKGEQRTEEWYGGVLSPAAPLDASGEQALAAERQGNLIGVAPGFWGDAQHQGVQGSFGDIGSMELRRDGASLGESSVPYGVFDVPAEDASYQLTLATAKIGSRVWNRSTQTVTTWSFRSHRDEDVFSQGIPLLFPRYALPEDGLKTLPAKDGQRITLSATGHAGYRPAALTSVKLSYSYDDGKTWTSAATARHDGRWTATVDHSGAQGKQVTLKAELTDANGNSVSQTVNRAYDVR, from the coding sequence ATGGGGGCGGCGACCGCCGCCCTCCTCGCCGTCACGACAGCCGTACCCGTGGCGGGGGCCGCGGAAGAGCCACGGCCGCTGACCGGTACCGGGGCCGCCGCCTCGGGTTCCGTCGTCACCCTCGTCACCGGTGACCGCGTCCTGGTGACGAAGGACGGGGCGAACGTCCTGCCCGCAGCCGACGGCACCACCCCCTTCGTCCAGACCCGGCAGTCCGGCAAGGACCTGTACGTGTACCCGGAGGGCGCCGTCGCCGCGATCGCCGCGGGCCGCGTCGACGAGGAACTCTTCAACGTCACCGGCCTGGTCCGGCAGGGCTACGACGACGCGCACACCTCGACCGTCCCGGTCATCGCCACGTACGACACCTCGGTCGCCCGGAGCCTGCCGGTCACCCCGCGCGGCGCGCAGCGCGGCCCGGTCCTCGACCCGATCGACGGCGTCGCGCTCGAGGCCGACAAGAAGAAGGCCGCCGCGTTCTGGGCGGACGTCACGAACTCCCGCAGCCGCGCGGCCGGTTCATTGAAGAAGCTGTGGCTCGACGCCAAGGTGCGGGCCACGCTGGACCGTTCGACCAAGCAGGTGCACGCCCCCGAGGCGTGGGCCGCCGGATACGACGGCAAGGGCACCAAGGTCGCCGTCCTCGACACCGGCGTCGACGCGGACCACCCCGACCTCAAGGGCCGGATCACCGCGTCCGAGAACTTCACCGACTCCCCCGACACGAGTGACCACCAGGGTCACGGCACCCACACCACCTCCACGGTCGGCGGCACGGGCGCGGCCAGCGGCGGCAGGAAGAAGGGGGTCGCCCCCGGCGCCGACCTGCTGAACGGCAAGGTCCTCAACGACTACGGCTCCGGCGCGACGTCGTGGATCATCGCCGGCATGCAGTGGGCGGTCGGCCAGGGCGCCGACGTCGTCTCGATGAGCCTCGGCAACCCGGCGCCCACCGACTGCACCGACCCGATGAGCGCGGCGACCGAGGAACTCGCCCGGTCGAGCAAGAACACCCTCTTCGTGATCGCGGCCGGCAACACCGGGCCCACCCTCAACTCCGTGTCCTCGCCCGGCTGCGCGCCCAGCGTCCTCACCGTCGGCGCCGTCGACCGCGACGACGCCACGGCCTCCTTCTCCAGCCGCGGCCCGGCCTACGGCTCGCACACCCTGAAGCCGGAGATCACCGCGCCGGGCGTGGACATCTCCGCCGCCAACGCGGGCGGACGGGGCGTCTACGCCTACCAGTCCATGAGCGGTACGTCGATGGCGACCCCGCACGTCGCGGGCGCCGCCGCGATCGTCAAGCAACGCCACCCCGACTGGAACGCCCAGCAGATCAAGGCCGCACTCGTCTCCGCCGCCGACACGGACATCCCCGGCGACGTACGGGAGACCGGCGGCGGACGCCTCGACGTGAAGGCCGCCGTCGACGAGACCGTCCTCGGCACACCCGCACTCCAGGGCGGTTCCTTCGCCTGGCCGCAGGACAGCAGCGACCGCACCACCGTTGACGTGCCCTACACCAACACCGGCACAAAACAAGTGGAGTTGAAGCTCACCCTCGACGGGATCACCGGCAACGACGGCTCCGCCGTGCGCAGTTCCGTCGCCCGGCTCGGCGCGCGTACGGTGACCGTCGCCCCGGGTGCCACCGCCACCGTCCCGCTGAAGCTCGACCCGGACGCCGGCCTGACCCGCGCCCAGTACGGCGACGTCACCGGCCGCGTCCTCGCCACCGCCGACGGCACCGCGGTCTCCACCCCCTTCTCGCTCTACGTCCAGCCGGAGACCGTCACCCTCCGCGTCAAACTCGTCGACCGGCTCGGCCGACCCGCCGGCTCCGCCTCCTCCGTCGACCTCATCGGCACGGACGACGCGAGCGGCGAACGCCGCTTCAACGAGGGTGCGACCGACCAGACCTACGAGATACGCCCCGGCACCTACTTCCTCTCCAGCTTCGTCGCCACGCCCGAGACCGAGGGCACCCTCGTCAACTCCCTGACGTACCTGGCCCGTCCGCAGCTGGAGATCCGCAACGACACCACCGTCGTGCTCGACGCCCGCACGGCCCACCGACTGAACGTGCGGACCGACCGGCCCTCCGAACTGCGCGGCGCCACCCTCGGGTTCGCCCGCTCCTGGGACGACACCTGGCTGCACGCCGGAACCGCCGCCGGCGGCCGTTCCGTACGCGGCTACTACGCCTCGGTCGACGGCCGGGCCAGTGACGGTACCTTCGAGTTCGACAGCTTCTGGCGGGCCGCGGCCCCGCAGATCTCCGAACTCGCCGTCGTCGGAGGACCGCCCCTGCACCCGGTGACCGGCTCCACCTCGTCCGCCAACCTGGACGGAACAGGACGCGCCGCGCTCGTCGACGCCAAGTCCGGCACCGCGGACGAACTCGCGGGCGCCAAGGGGAAGATCGCGCTCGTCAAGCTCCCCGACACCGGCAACGCGAGCGCCGTCGCGACGGCCGCGAAGGCGGCGGGAGCGCTCGCGGTCCTCGCCTACCGTGACGCACCCGGCCGCTGGTACCCCTCCACCGGCTTCACCGGCGGCCCGCTGCCCGTCCTCGCCGTCCCCGCCGACGAGGCGCGCGCCCTGCTCGCCTCGACGGACGTGACGCTGCGCTGGAAGGCGACCGCCAAGAGCCCCTACCTCTACAACCTGGCCTTCCCGGAGACGGGACAGCTCCAGCACGCCGCCACCTACCGGGTCCGCGACCGCGACCTGGCGGCGAACCGGGCCACCTACCGCGCGATGGGCACCGCCACCGACTACGTCGACCTGCCCTCCTTCACCCGCCCGAGCGGACTCACCGGCGCCTTCGCCGACATCGAGACCGTGCCCGCGCCCTTCGAGCGCACCGAGTACTTCTCCGCCGGTACCACCGGCTGGGGGCACGAGGTGTCCAGCAGCTTCCCGTTCGGCGAGTACATGATCGACCCGGTGCGCAGCTACACCAAGGGGGAGCAGCGGACGGAGGAGTGGTACGGCGGGGTCCTCTCCCCGGCGGCCCCCCTCGACGCCTCCGGCGAACAGGCGCTCGCCGCGGAGCGCCAGGGCAACCTGATCGGCGTCGCCCCCGGCTTCTGGGGGGACGCCCAGCACCAGGGAGTCCAGGGGAGCTTCGGGGACATCGGCTCCATGGAACTGCGGCGCGACGGCGCATCGCTCGGCGAGTCCTCCGTCCCGTACGGCGTGTTCGACGTGCCGGCCGAGGACGCCTCGTACCAACTCACCCTCGCCACCGCGAAGATCGGATCCCGTGTCTGGAACCGGTCGACGCAGACCGTGACCACCTGGTCGTTCCGCTCGCACCGGGACGAGGACGTCTTCTCGCAGGGCATCCCGCTGCTCTTCCCGCGCTATGCCCTGCCCGAGGACGGACTCAAGACCCTTCCTGCGAAGGACGGTCAGCGGATCACGCTGTCCGCGACCGGACACGCCGGCTACCGGCCCGCAGCGCTCACCTCGGTGAAACTGTCGTACTCCTACGACGACGGGAAGACCTGGACGTCCGCCGCGACCGCCCGGCACGACGGACGGTGGACGGCGACCGTCGATCACAGCGGAGCCCAAGGGAAGCAGGTCACACTCAAGGCCGAACTGACGGACGCCAACGGCAACTCGGTCAGCCAGACCGTGAACCGGGCCTACGACGTGCGCTGA
- a CDS encoding helix-turn-helix transcriptional regulator translates to MLGAIGLDETHESAYRALVSVGAADVPDLARRLTLGEYDTERALRILERHGLAAQSSARPGRWVAAPPGVALGALLTQQRHELEKAELAAALLAEEYRASAAEPAVHDLVEVVIGAAAVSQRFLQLQLGAAEEVCALVTGNPLVVSGTDNDAEEQAADRGVRYRVVVERSVLDLPNGITELSAALGREEQVRVVDQVPTKLVIADRSLAMVPLTSHTAEPAALVVHASGLLELLSGLFQSVWRDALPLRLGSRGVLEQEPDGPDGADLEILSLLLAGLTDASVAKQLDLGLRTVQRRVKRLMELTGVATRLQLGWHAYERGWVARD, encoded by the coding sequence ATGCTGGGAGCGATAGGTCTGGACGAGACCCACGAGTCGGCGTACCGGGCACTGGTGTCCGTGGGCGCCGCCGATGTACCCGATCTCGCGCGCCGGCTCACGCTCGGCGAGTACGACACGGAGCGCGCGCTGCGCATCCTGGAGCGGCACGGTCTGGCCGCGCAGTCCTCCGCCCGGCCGGGTCGCTGGGTCGCCGCGCCGCCGGGGGTCGCGCTGGGCGCGCTGCTCACCCAGCAGCGCCACGAACTGGAGAAGGCGGAGCTGGCGGCGGCCCTACTGGCCGAGGAGTACCGGGCCTCCGCCGCCGAGCCGGCCGTGCACGACCTGGTGGAGGTGGTGATCGGCGCGGCGGCGGTCTCCCAGCGGTTCCTCCAGCTCCAGCTCGGTGCGGCCGAGGAGGTCTGCGCACTGGTCACCGGGAACCCGCTGGTGGTGTCCGGGACGGACAACGACGCGGAGGAGCAGGCGGCGGACCGGGGCGTGCGCTACCGCGTCGTCGTCGAGCGGTCCGTCCTCGACCTGCCGAACGGCATCACCGAGCTGTCCGCCGCGCTCGGGCGCGAGGAGCAGGTGCGGGTCGTGGACCAGGTGCCGACCAAGCTGGTCATCGCCGACCGCTCGCTGGCGATGGTGCCGCTGACCTCGCACACGGCGGAGCCGGCGGCGCTGGTGGTGCACGCGAGCGGGCTCCTGGAGCTGCTGTCGGGCCTGTTCCAGTCGGTGTGGCGGGACGCGCTGCCGCTGCGCCTGGGCAGCCGGGGCGTGCTGGAGCAGGAGCCGGACGGCCCGGACGGCGCCGACCTGGAGATCCTCTCGCTGCTCCTCGCGGGCCTGACCGACGCGAGCGTGGCCAAACAGCTCGATCTGGGGTTGCGGACGGTACAGCGCCGGGTGAAGCGGCTGATGGAGCTGACGGGTGTCGCGACCCGGCTCCAGCTGGGCTGGCACGCCTACGAACGGGGCTGGGTCGCGCGGGACTGA
- a CDS encoding DUF456 domain-containing protein — MGVWELLLVGVVILLGLSGVLVPGLPGSWLVWAAILWWALSDPRPSSWAVLVGATVVLLLAQAVRFVLPPRRLRESGATTRMAVYAGTGSLLGFVLVPVVGAIPGFLGGIYLCERLRLGGRGEAWTSVRTAMRSGGWSVLTEFFACLLILGGWLGAVIGT, encoded by the coding sequence ATGGGAGTGTGGGAACTCCTGCTGGTCGGCGTGGTGATTCTGCTCGGCCTGTCCGGAGTACTGGTGCCCGGTCTGCCGGGGTCGTGGCTCGTCTGGGCCGCGATTCTGTGGTGGGCGCTGTCCGATCCCCGGCCCTCGTCCTGGGCGGTTCTCGTCGGCGCGACGGTGGTCCTGCTGCTCGCGCAGGCCGTCCGGTTCGTCCTGCCCCCGCGCAGGCTGCGGGAGAGCGGCGCCACCACCCGAATGGCGGTGTACGCCGGGACCGGGTCCCTCCTGGGCTTCGTCCTCGTGCCGGTGGTGGGCGCGATCCCGGGTTTCCTCGGCGGCATCTACCTCTGTGAGCGGCTGCGTCTGGGCGGCCGCGGCGAGGCGTGGACGTCGGTGCGGACCGCGATGCGGTCGGGCGGCTGGAGCGTCCTGACGGAGTTCTTCGCCTGTCTGCTGATCCTGGGCGGGTGGCTGGGTGCCGTGATCGGGACCTGA
- a CDS encoding SGNH/GDSL hydrolase family protein, whose protein sequence is MTRAIMLRRLLATLVTTLVLTPPGVLAEADSGPGPIAAPRPESRSAARDTWTGTWEGAASGTAPALPGASIRNVVHTSVGGRAARVRLSNRLGTAPLQLGSVTLALQLPGVPTRPGAVAGSVRTVTFGGARSLTLPAGRDVVSDPVALTVPADANLLVSVHTPGDSGPATFHRSALQANFVAPGGDRTTDESGAGYTRTIGNWYYVTGVDVLRRSTAGSVVALGDSITDGTGSSFSADHRWPDRLADRLRDLPADRRPGVLNAGISGNRVLREGRGPSALTRLDTDVLSRAGVRTVIVLEGINDIKGSPEVTDPLDLENAYRLLVRRAHARGLRVIGATITPYGGHSAYTPAREAVRLAVNGAIRTRGIFDAVADFDATVRDPGRPNRILPAYDPGDHLHFNDTGMRALADTIDLTALVPTGAALRP, encoded by the coding sequence ATGACCCGCGCGATCATGCTCAGGCGCCTCCTCGCCACCCTGGTGACCACTCTGGTTCTCACCCCGCCGGGCGTGCTCGCCGAGGCGGACTCAGGACCCGGCCCGATCGCCGCACCACGGCCGGAGAGCCGGAGCGCTGCCCGGGACACCTGGACCGGCACCTGGGAGGGCGCCGCCTCCGGCACGGCTCCCGCACTGCCCGGCGCCTCGATCCGCAACGTCGTGCACACCAGCGTCGGCGGCCGGGCCGCCCGCGTCCGCCTCTCGAACCGGCTCGGTACCGCGCCCCTCCAACTCGGCTCCGTCACCCTGGCGTTGCAGCTCCCGGGCGTGCCGACGAGACCGGGCGCCGTGGCCGGCAGCGTGCGTACGGTCACCTTCGGCGGCGCCCGTTCGCTCACCCTCCCCGCGGGCCGGGACGTGGTCAGCGACCCCGTCGCCCTGACGGTGCCCGCCGACGCCAACCTTCTGGTGTCCGTTCACACACCGGGCGACTCGGGCCCGGCGACGTTCCACCGCTCCGCGCTCCAGGCCAACTTCGTCGCCCCCGGCGGCGACCGCACCACCGACGAGAGCGGCGCGGGGTACACCAGGACGATCGGCAACTGGTACTACGTGACCGGCGTCGACGTGCTCCGCCGCTCGACCGCCGGCAGCGTCGTCGCGCTCGGCGACTCCATCACCGACGGGACGGGCTCCTCGTTCAGCGCCGACCACCGCTGGCCGGACCGGCTCGCCGACCGGCTGCGCGACCTCCCCGCCGATCGCCGCCCCGGCGTCCTCAACGCGGGCATCTCCGGCAACCGGGTCCTGCGCGAAGGACGCGGCCCGAGCGCGCTGACCCGCCTCGACACCGACGTCCTCTCCCGCGCGGGCGTCCGCACCGTGATCGTGCTGGAGGGCATCAACGACATCAAGGGCAGCCCCGAGGTGACGGACCCCCTCGACCTGGAGAACGCCTACCGCCTCCTCGTGCGCCGCGCCCACGCCCGCGGCCTGCGCGTCATCGGCGCCACCATCACCCCGTACGGCGGCCACAGCGCCTACACCCCGGCCCGCGAAGCGGTGCGGCTCGCCGTCAACGGCGCCATCCGCACCCGGGGGATCTTCGACGCCGTCGCGGACTTCGACGCGACGGTCCGCGATCCGGGCCGCCCGAACCGGATCCTCCCCGCCTACGACCCCGGCGACCATCTGCACTTCAACGACACCGGCATGCGGGCGCTCGCCGACACGATCGACCTGACCGCCCTCGTCCCGACCGGCGCGGCGCTCCGCCCGTAG
- a CDS encoding PPOX class F420-dependent oxidoreductase: MTEFSEAERAYLRSQRLGRLATVDPLGQPQANPVGFFPQDDGTILIGGYAMGTTKKWRNLQKNPKVALVVDDIVSVTPWKVRGLDIRGEAELLTGKHDLGPHFSEELIRIHPRRIHSWGLED, from the coding sequence ATGACCGAATTCAGCGAGGCGGAGCGTGCGTACCTCAGGTCGCAGCGGCTGGGGCGACTGGCCACCGTGGATCCTCTCGGGCAGCCCCAGGCCAACCCTGTCGGCTTCTTCCCGCAGGACGACGGGACGATCCTGATCGGCGGATACGCGATGGGAACGACCAAGAAGTGGCGCAATCTGCAGAAGAACCCGAAGGTCGCGTTGGTCGTCGACGACATCGTCAGCGTGACTCCGTGGAAGGTGCGGGGCCTCGACATCCGCGGGGAGGCCGAACTCCTCACCGGGAAGCACGACTTGGGTCCGCACTTCAGTGAGGAGCTGATCCGGATCCACCCGCGGCGGATCCACAGTTGGGGCCTGGAGGACTGA
- a CDS encoding peptidase E gives MTATEPTILATSGGHRVGDRTRVLFGPLVHHAVELARVEGRRPRVMYVGTAIGDAEHFASRMSEAARVAGFDLTPLHLFPMPNIEDVESAVLEQDVVWVMGGSAANLLAVWRVHGLDAVFRRAWEAGVVLSGVSAGSLCWFQGGTTDSFGPELRALTDGLGYLPFGNGVHYDSDPGRRPLVHRLVADGTLPETHCTDDGVGLVYRGTRLAEAVTELPGKAAYVVTREGDTATESRIEPRELAAPGV, from the coding sequence ATGACCGCCACGGAACCCACGATCCTGGCCACCTCGGGTGGTCACCGCGTCGGCGACCGCACCCGGGTGCTGTTCGGGCCGCTCGTCCACCACGCGGTGGAACTGGCCCGGGTCGAGGGCCGCCGCCCCCGCGTCATGTACGTCGGGACGGCGATCGGCGACGCCGAGCACTTCGCGTCCAGGATGAGCGAGGCGGCGCGGGTGGCGGGCTTCGACCTGACGCCGCTGCATCTGTTCCCGATGCCGAACATCGAGGACGTCGAGAGCGCCGTCCTCGAACAGGACGTCGTGTGGGTGATGGGTGGTTCGGCGGCGAACCTGCTCGCCGTGTGGCGGGTCCACGGACTCGACGCGGTGTTCCGCCGCGCCTGGGAGGCGGGGGTCGTGCTCAGCGGGGTGAGCGCCGGTTCGCTCTGCTGGTTCCAGGGCGGGACCACGGACTCCTTCGGCCCCGAACTGCGCGCGCTCACCGACGGACTGGGCTATCTGCCGTTCGGCAACGGCGTCCACTACGACAGCGACCCGGGCCGCCGCCCCCTGGTCCACCGGCTGGTGGCCGACGGCACCCTCCCCGAGACCCACTGCACCGACGACGGCGTGGGCCTGGTCTACCGCGGCACGCGCCTCGCCGAGGCCGTCACGGAGCTCCCCGGCAAGGCCGCCTACGTCGTCACCCGCGAGGGCGACACGGCGACGGAGTCCCGCATCGAACCCCGCGAACTGGCCGCGCCGGGCGTCTGA
- a CDS encoding DNA-3-methyladenine glycosylase 2 family protein, with translation MDDDTRYEAVRSRDARFDGEFFFAVRTTGIYCRPSCPAVTPKRQNVRFYATAAAAQGSGFRACRRCRPDAVPGSAAWNVRADAVGRAMRLIGDGVVDREGVGGLAARLGYSARQVQRQLTAEVGAGPVALARAQRAHTARILLQTTGLPITQIAFAAGFASVRQFNDTIRAVYASTPSALRAAAPRTGPAARRAATPTAGVPLRLAYRGPYQSTAVFDLLAAEAVPGVESVSGHRGRRTYRRTLRLPYGTGIVAVDERAGGGRGRTAPAEVGGDGAGRASRGAPHGTDATEAGRDRSPRAGSDGRPGGWLDARLHLTDLRDLTTGVQRLRRLFDLDADPYAVDERLGADARLAPLVAARPGLRSPGTADPDELAVRALVGKDESERLVLRYGKALDAPCGPLTHLFPEAAVLAEAEPDGPLGALTAALADGALRLDPGADRDEAQESLLALPGMDTATATVIRTRALGDPDTAPPDTDLPDTWRPWRSYAVQHLRLAGQL, from the coding sequence ATCGACGACGACACCAGGTACGAGGCCGTACGCAGCCGGGACGCCCGCTTCGACGGGGAGTTCTTCTTCGCCGTGCGGACGACCGGGATCTACTGCAGGCCCAGCTGCCCCGCGGTGACGCCGAAGCGGCAGAACGTCCGCTTCTACGCGACGGCCGCCGCCGCGCAGGGCTCCGGCTTCCGCGCCTGCCGCCGGTGCCGGCCCGACGCCGTGCCCGGCTCCGCGGCATGGAACGTACGCGCCGATGCCGTCGGCCGCGCCATGCGCCTGATCGGCGACGGCGTGGTGGACCGCGAGGGTGTCGGCGGGCTCGCCGCACGCCTCGGCTACAGCGCCCGCCAGGTGCAGCGCCAGCTCACCGCCGAGGTGGGCGCGGGCCCCGTCGCCCTCGCCCGGGCCCAGCGGGCGCACACCGCGCGCATCCTTTTGCAGACCACCGGCCTTCCCATCACCCAGATCGCCTTCGCGGCCGGGTTCGCCAGCGTGCGCCAGTTCAACGACACGATCCGCGCGGTGTACGCGTCGACGCCGAGCGCGCTCCGGGCCGCCGCACCCCGCACCGGCCCCGCCGCCCGTCGCGCCGCCACCCCCACCGCCGGTGTCCCGCTCCGCCTCGCCTATCGCGGCCCCTACCAGTCCACCGCCGTCTTCGACCTGCTGGCCGCGGAGGCGGTGCCGGGCGTCGAGTCCGTCAGCGGCCACCGCGGTCGCCGCACCTACCGGCGCACCCTCCGACTGCCCTACGGGACGGGGATCGTCGCCGTCGACGAACGCGCGGGCGGAGGAAGGGGCCGTACGGCACCGGCCGAGGTGGGCGGCGACGGCGCGGGCAGGGCGAGTCGCGGTGCGCCGCACGGGACGGACGCCACCGAGGCAGGCCGGGACCGCTCCCCGCGAGCCGGGTCCGACGGCCGCCCGGGCGGCTGGCTGGACGCCCGGCTGCACCTCACGGACCTCCGCGACCTCACCACCGGGGTCCAGCGGCTGCGCCGCCTGTTCGACCTCGACGCCGACCCGTACGCCGTCGACGAGAGACTGGGAGCCGACGCCCGGCTGGCCCCGCTCGTCGCGGCACGACCGGGACTGCGCTCACCGGGCACCGCCGATCCGGACGAGCTGGCGGTGCGCGCGCTGGTCGGGAAGGACGAGTCCGAGCGCCTCGTGCTGCGCTACGGAAAGGCGCTGGACGCCCCGTGCGGCCCGCTCACGCACCTCTTCCCGGAGGCCGCCGTGCTCGCGGAGGCGGAGCCGGACGGTCCCCTCGGCGCACTGACCGCCGCTCTCGCCGACGGGGCCCTGCGCCTCGACCCCGGCGCCGACCGCGACGAGGCACAGGAGTCCCTGCTCGCCCTGCCCGGCATGGACACCGCCACCGCCACCGTCATCCGCACGCGCGCCCTCGGAGACCCCGACACCGCGCCCCCCGACACCGACCTCCCGGACACCTGGCGCCCCTGGCGGTCGTACGCGGTCCAACACCTGCGCCTGGCAGGGCAGTTGTAG